The Novosphingobium aromaticivorans DSM 12444 genome segment AGATCGCCACCCAGGATATCGTCGTGACGGCCCAACGCCGCGAAGAGCGGCTGTCGAAGGTTCCGGTCTCGGTCGTCGCGTTCGGGGCCGAAGCGCTGCAGAACCGCAACATCACTAGCGAACAGGACATCGGAACGCTCGTTCCAGGCCTTCAGGTGAAGAACGGCCAGAACTCCAACCAGCTTAGCTACAGCATGCGAGGCCAGTCGCTGGACCCGTTCTCGGGCACCAGCCCTGCCGTGCTGCCCTATCTGAATGAAGCGCCGTACAACCCCGGCAACACGGCCACGGCCTTCTTCGATCTTGGTTCGATCCAGGTACTCAAGGGGCCTCAGGGCACGCTGTTCGGTCGCAATGCGACCGGCGGCGCCGTGCTTTACACCACGCCGATGCCTGGAGACACTTTCGGTGGATATGTGACCGTGCGCGGTGCATCGCGCGATTACGGGCAGATGCAGGCGGCGGTCGACCTGCCCATCGCCGAAGGCAAGGCAGCCCTTCGACTGGCCTTCGACGCGACGCGCGGCAATGGCTATGTCACCAATATCAACACCGGCAATACGTTGGGCGACAAGAACAGCCGTTCGGGGCGCGTCACCCTTTTGCTTACCCCGACCGACACGCTCAGGAACGTCACCATCGTCCAGTACGATCGCGTGAAGGGCACCGAAGGCGTCGGCGGCATCTACACCTACTATTCCGCGACCGACCCGCAGTTTGTCAGCGACGGCACTAACCATGTCCCGGTCAGCGGTCTGACCAACACTCTCGCCGCGATATACGGCACCAATGATGGGCCGGCCGCGCCTGGCTTCTGGCCGGGCGCCGTCGAGGGCTATACCAAATTCACCCGGGCAAATCCCTACAAGGTCTGGTTGCAGTACGATCTGCCGCACAGCGCGGAAAACGTGTTCGTCTCGAACACCACGGAACTCGAGATTGGCGCGGACACCAAGCTGAAGAACATCTTCAGCTACATGAACGGAAAGTCCAACACTCCGGGTAATCTTGGTGGCGGACCGTTCGGCTCATTGTGGCTGTTCAAGCTTGCGGGCATCAACGCCACTGGTGCTCCCGGCGGCCAGACGTTCGAGTCCAATACCTTCAGCGAGGAGCTTCAGATTCAGGGAAGCTTGATGGAGGATCGCCTCAACTATACCGCGGGCGTGTTCTACTCGAACCAGAAGCGCTTCGAGATCGTCCCGATCAACATCGGCGCGGACGTGGTCCCCGGCGGCATCGCAGACATCTCGTATGCCTATCGGAACCGGCAGGAATCGAAGGCGATCTTCGCGCAGGTCAGCTACAAGGTCACCGAGCAGCTCACGGCGACGCTTGGCGGTCGCTACACCTGGGAGAACGTCGGCATCCGGCAGGCCCCCGGCAACGTGTTTGGCGTCGATCCCGACTCGCCTGCCGCGGACCAGAGCAGGAAGCTTTCCGCTCCGGCCTGGACTGCCAGCCTGCAATACCAGATCGATCCCAACAACATGGTGTACTTCAACCAGCGCGGCAGCTTCCGTTCGGGCAACCTGAACGGCACGGTTGCGCCGTTCACCGACCCATTGACCGGCCAGCCGGCGAACTTCTTCAAGAACGAGAAGGTCCACGACTTCGAACTGGGCTACAAGTTCAACGGCCGCATTGGCGGCGCTCCGGTCCAGTTCAATGTCGCCGCGTACAAGGTGATCGTGAAGGACGCCCAGCGTGCCCTTTACGCCCTCGTGGGTGGTGCCCCGGCAGGTTTCACGGTCAACGTTCCTCAGGCCGAGACCCAGGGTTTCGAAGTCGACGCCTTCGCGGGTCTGACGTCGTGGCTCGATGTCGGGTTCAACCTTGCCTACACCGACGCGAAGTACACCAAGCGCAGCGTGCCGATCCCGTTCGTAGGCAATCTGCTGGTCGACTCCTATCCTGATGCTCCGAAGTGGGCAGGGTCGGCCAACATCGAGATCAAATTCCCCTTGCCCGAGGAAATCGGCAAGATCAGCCTTCGCGGCGATTACTATGGGCAGACGGGCTTCTTCTTCTCGAACACCAATGGGACGTCGACGCCCGGAACACATCTCGATGGGTACTGGAACGTCGGTGCAAGGCTGAACTGGAAGGAAATCATGGGAAGCCAGGTTTCTGCCGCTGTCTTCGTGAGGAACCTTACCAACGAATCTTACTACATTTCCGGCTATGCTCTGGGCGCGTCCAATGGCGTGAACACCGCATATCCGGGCGAGCCTCGCACCATTGGGGCAGAAATCTCCGTCAAGTTCTAAGCTTGCAAGCGACGTGGATCCGGGGCTGCACTTGTCAGTCCCCGGACCTGCGGGTTGACGTGATCGATTACTACCACTCGTTCAGCACGCGCTATAGCGGGCACTTGCGCAGCGACAGCGGATGTACATCATGACCGCCAACCGATGATCGCCGGCGATGAATTGCAATAGCGGAAGGGGCTCGCACGTTTGCGAGGTCTCGACACCAGCCAACGCTAGCGATCAGAGCGTTCAGCCCTAACCGGTGCGTTTGCTATGCCAGGGCCAGACCAAGCAATCAATCCCCGGAAGGGCGCTTGCCCAGCCGGGGAGTTGCGATGGCTTCTGGCTGCGACACTCTTGGTCAGAAGCGCATGCTGACACCTACGAGGAGCTGGTGTCGCGAGTAGTCGATGCCGAGGCTCACGTCTTCGTCCGCGAACTTCGCATTGGCATAATCGGTGTAGACGTACTCGATCTTGGGGAACGCGCGGTTGGAAATGGCGACTTCTCCGCTGGTCGGCGGCCAGGCAGACATGATCGCCGCTATCGCGCTTGTCTGGCCAGGAAGAAGGAAATCGCGCGAGGCTGACCCTCACCCGGATTGCGGTCATCGGAGCGGGATGCATCGGCAGCGCGATTGCTGCTGTGTTGGCGGAATCGGGGCGGGACATCGTGCTGGTGGCGCGGCGGCAACAGCCGCGCCGTGGCGGTCAACCGACAGGATCATACTTGCCGTTTTTTCGCGCACCAACATACCGGATCTTTCCTGCCGAACACAGTGCCGCAATATCCCTTCGCGCGGTCTTGAGGCTGACCTGCCAATGGGTCGAAAGGTCGTATGCACGGCACGGGTAGCCTGAGCCGACTCGGTCAAGAAACCAGCGCTGCCTGTAGTTCAAACCATCGATTATTGGGTCGCTTGCAGGGACGCTTATTGGGACATTTGTACGGTCATCCGGTGGCTTCTCGTGTCGCGGTTCCCGCGATGGGAGTAGCATCGACGGGCCCCTCGCGGGATAATCGGTAAGCTGAGGCGCGATGGCTGCGAGTTGCGAAATTTGGATCAGGTCCAGAACAAAGGCCTTCATCACTGATGAGCTTGTCAGGAGGCGGAGGAAGAAAACCGTTTCGGGACCGTGCTGGGCGGACATCCAGTGCTTAACTGTTCGCTCGCTTGCGCCGGTCGTCTTCATGATCTGCTTCACCGCGCCACGGTCACGGCCATGTTCGCGCCAGAGTAGCTCCGCGATGGTTTCGGCATAGGCCACTCGCCCGGTCAGCGCACCTTTCCACATCGGCAACCTCCTGCCCTTTTTCGGCAAAATCTTCCGCATCTTTTACCCATATACTCGATGACTGCGCGGGAGCGCGGAGAGGTCCGTCGTTTGCGCTGTTCAAGTTGATCGCCTGCTTTCGGCGGTACGGTGATCGAAAGGACGCAAATTGCGAGACTGGAGCCACGAGGATTCGGACGACGAAGGGAGGCAAGCGCGCGGTCTTGTACGCGCTGCTGAATACGTCCGCATGTCTACGGACCACCAGAAATATTCAACGGAGAATCAGGCCGATGCCATCCGGCACTATGCCACGCCTCGGGGGATCGAGATTGTTAGGACCTATGCAGACTCTGGCAAGAGCGGGCTGAAGCTCGAAGGCCGTGATGCCCTCAAGCAGTTGATCGATGACGTTCAGACCGGCGTTGCCGATTTCACGATGGTGCTCGTTTATGACATCAGCCGCTGGGGCCGGTTTCAGGACGCCGACGAAAGCGCTTATTACGAATATATCTGCAAGCGTGCCGGGATTGCGGTGCAGTACTGCACCGAGCAATTTGAAAACGACGGCAGTCCCGTCTCCACCATGATCAAAGGCGTCAAGCGCGCGATGGCTGGTGAGTACAGCCGCGAGCTTTCCGCAAAGGTCTTTGCGGGCCAAAGAAGGCTCATCGAGAATGGGTATCGTCAAGGAGGAGCAGCCGGCTTCGGCCTGCGACGCACTCTGGTTGACGAACGAGGCGAAACCAAAGGCGTGTTGGGGCGCGGTGAGCACAAGAGCATTCAGACAGACCGCGTGATCCTCACGCGGGGGCCAGACGAAGAAATCGCGATCGTACAGGAGGTGTATGCCGCCTTTGTCCATGGCGGGCAAAGCGAGAGCGCCATTGCCGAACAACTGAATGCTCGTGGGATCGTCACCGACCTTGGGCGGCCATGGACACGCGGAACTGTTCACCAGCTGCTCATCAACGGGAAGTACGTCGGCGACAACGTCTGGAATCGGCAATCCTTCAAGCTGAAGAAGAAGCGGGTTCGAAATGACCCGGCGATGTGGATCCGTAGCCCGGGCGCATTTGAGGAAATTGTCGCGCGCGACCTGTTCGATGCCGCGCAGTCGATCATTGGCGCGCGCTCGTTCAGGCTGTCGGATGCCGAAATGATCGAAGCGCTGCGTAAGGTTTACGAGACTAAGGGTACCCTCTCCGGCATCATCATCGATGAGTGCGACGGGGTGCCATCGAGCAGCGCATACTTATCCCGGTTCGGTAGTTTGCTGCGAGCCTACAGCCTCGTCGGCTATTCACCTGATCGTGACTACGCCTATGTCGAAGTCAACCGCGAGCTGCGGCGTCTCCACCCAGAAGTGACGCAGAAGGTGCTTGAAGGTCTGAAGTGTCAGGGCAGTGTGTCTTGGCGGGATTGCACGACCGACCAGATTATCGTGAACGACGAGTTCAGCCTGTCCGTCGTCATCGTCCGATGCACATCGACGCCGACGGGTTTGCTGCGCTGGAAAATTCGCTTCGACACCTCCCAGATGCCGGATATCACCCTTGTCGTCCGCATGGACACAAACAACCGGCAGCCATTCGACTACTACTTGTTTCCCCGACTGGACGTGGCTGCCGAAAGGCTACGGCTTGCTGAGGACAACGACCTGTTGCTCGACGCCTATCGCTTTGAGAACCTAGACTTCTTCTACGAAATCGCTGCGCCTGTCAGCGTTGCGGAGGCAGCCTGATGCCAGTCACTCACTCCCAGAACATCGAGATGATCCCGATATCGCGGATAACCGTGCTCAACCCCCGGGCACGCAACAAGCGGCAGCACCGGGAGATAGTGAACAACATCGAGAAGATTGGTCTCAAGCGCCCGATTACGGTCAGTCGTCGCCAAGGCCCGAGTGGGGCTCGATACGACCTGGTTTGCGGCGAAGGGCGGCTTGAAGCCTTTCAGATGCTTGGCCAGACCGAAATACCGGCGGTGGTGATCGAGGCCAGTGAGAGCGAATGCCTCGTCATGAGCCTCGTCGAGAACATCGCCCGCAGGGTCCAGCGCCCTATCGATATTATGAACGAAATCGGTTCCTTGCGCAGGCGCGGCTACACCGAAGCCCAGATCTCCCAAAAGATCGGCGTGACGAGTTCGTGGGTCAGTATGATTGCGACTCTGCTGGAGCGCGGCGAGGAACGCTTGCTGGCAGCGGTCGAGACTGGTCTCATCCCGATCAGCTTGGCGATGGAAATCTCGCGGGCGGAGACCGAGGGAGCCCAAGGCTTGCTGCTTGACGCCTATGAGACCGGGAATCTGAGGGGCAAGAAGCTGGCTTCAGTGCGTCGCCTGCTCGAAATGAGAATGCGCGGTCGAAGCAAGTTGATGCCTGCGTGCAAGCTGGGCCGGAAAGTGACCAACCGCAAGCTGACTGCCAGCGACCTCATGCAGGTCTATCAGCGAGAGGCCGAGAAGCAGCGCCTATTGGTGAAGAAATCGGATTTCACGCAGACGCGTCTTCTGTTCATCGTTGAGGCCATCAAGAACCTGCTTGGCGACGATGGATTTGTCGCGCTGCTGAGGGCGGAAGGCCTCGAAACGATGCCTCGTGCACTGGCAATGCGAATTGCGGGGGAATACGATGACTGACTGGGCAGCGCTGGACAGGCAATTGCTCGATCCCTCAACCGAGATCCGGGTTCGCCTCGGCTTTGAGCAGCATTCGGTGACGTTGAAGGTCAACCAAATCGTGCCTCTGAAATCACTGCGCGAAGGCGTTCGGGAAAGCCGTAAGTACGCGCAAATTGTAAGCTCTATCAAAGCCATTGGGTTGGTCGAAGCGCCAGCCGTAGTCCCGAACCCCAAGACTCCTGGGCAGTATTTTCTGCTCGACGGGCACTTGCGGATCGAGGTGCTGAAGCAGCTCGGCGTTGATACGGTCGAATGCCTTGTCGCCAATGATGATGAGACGTACACCTATAACAAGCGGATCAATCGCCTGCCTCCTGTTCAAGAGCACCGGATGATTGTGAGGGCCATTGAACGCGGCGTGACCGAAGCAGTGATTGCTGATGCCTTGGGACTTGAGGTGCACTCCATTCGGGCTCGTTTTCGCCTTCTGGACGGCATTTGCGCCGAAGCGGCGGACATGCTCAAGGAGACCAACTGCTCAATGCTGGTTTTCGACATACTGCGCCGCATGTCCACCCTGCGGCAAATTGAGGCTGCCGACCTCATGATCGGGCAGAACAACTACTCGGCCATCTTCGCCCGCGCCCTTCTCGCTGCCACCCCGTACGACCAGTTATCAGCCCCAGCGAAGAAGGCGCGAAAAAATGACATTTCCGGTCCGACCAGCCAGCAGATTTCGCGGATGGAGCGGGAACTTGCGACCCTCCAGGCGCAGGTGAAATCGGTCGAGGACAGCTACGGGATCGACAACCTCCACCTGACCTTCGCGCGGGGATACATCGCTAAATTGCTCGACAACGCTCGGATCGTCCGTTGGCTATCGAACCACCGACAGGAATACCTGTCAGAGTTTCAGCGCATCGCAGGGATTGAAACGATTGGTTCACTCTCTGCATCAACGCAGGAATAGGGCATTGTATCCCGGACCCATTAAGCGCGGGGGCCTTGATCACCGAGCGGATTAATCGATCAGCTGTGCATCCTCGCCTGGGCTGGGCGCCGAGTTGACGAATTGGGCCCATTTCAACGCGTCGGTGTGGCGCCTAAGCTGCAGCGAAGCAAAACCAGATAGTCCATCGCGTAATATGCATCCCGATCGGTCTTCGAGGCGACACGCAAACGGATATCGTCATCGAGCGAGTTCTGCCAATGTCCAAGCCGCGAGAAGGCGGGCAAAGGCATTTACAGCGCGTGCGGAGAAACCGGCGCGATGATCGCGGCAGGCTCGATAATGCTCGCTGTACCTGTTCATGACCACTGCGCTGTGGCCATCGCGGCGAGTAGGGTGAGCAGCGCTAAGTTCTACGCCTGCCAATTACGGCGGCGTCTCCATCCATTAGAGCGCCCTTGCGGCAAGGTCGGGTTGCTGTAGGTCGAACAAATGCGCCTTGCGGCCTATCCTGACATGCTTCCAATCACCCTCGCGCAGGGCTGTCTGTTAGGAGCCCTTCAAGCGGAACTACATCTCGCGTGCGACCGGCGGTGCGCTGACGAGCAAACTGAAGCAGACGGAGACTGCTGACGGAATAGGAGGCTCACGTCTGGTTCGTGGCGGGCCTACGCGGTAGGTACAGGTCACAGCGCGCGAGATCACGGATTTTTTGCGAAGGTCAGGCGACTCAGGGTGGGAGGGAGATCGTAATGAAAGATGACCAGGATTGCCGTCGCCCGGCATTGGAGCAGCTGGACGCATTGCGCGAGACCGTTGCGAGAGCGTTGGACGTGGCTGACAACCTTGGTCTCGGCATTGTTGGAATTCACCTGAATGACGCGCTTGAGCACCTGAACATGCTTACGCGCCGTCGGGACACTCCCGTTCTCAAGTAGTTCAGGGCGACCTTGGCCGCGCGCAGTTTTATTTCGCAGATCACGGCCGCCTATAGCCGTGGCAAGGAAATACAACATACGGCTCGAAGGCGTACCACGCCGACTACCTGCTTGCAGGGCGGCATCATGTCGAAGTGCGATGTGCCCATGCTGCAGGTCAACGTCTCAGGCTCCGCGTTCCGTCAATGGTGGTACAGAGGCTTCCGGGCGACACTAACCCCGTGCGTCGTCGTGGTTTTCCCTGCAGGAGCCGCTCAATTCCCTGCAGCACGTTGCAGGGAATTTTGCTCCGCGGGCCGCCAGTTCTGGGGCTTTGGTGATACTCATTTCGCGTCCAACCCCTGCGTTTCCGTGTGAATTCCCTGTAAATACGCGGATAGCAGGGAATTCGCGCCAGAGACTTCCTCTCATGCGACTGACGACACCTCCAACCGTTCTCGTGAAAAACTGAGCACAAGGGCTTGGGCGACGCCAGCCCACGCCTCGTCGCTTTGCGATTGCGCGCGCAGTCGGGGGCGGCAAAGCCGTGTCAAGGTCGTAAAAGACCGGGGTCGCACATGGAGGAGAAAATGGCCCGGTGACGGGCCCCTGACGTATTTCGCACATCGGGAAAGTTGCCGGCGATTGGCAGGGCGGGGCAGCCGTCCGATTGCCGTCGGCGACGGGGCTGCGAACGATCGCAGGTGGGTACAGGACAGATAGAATCGATCAGGTCGGCAGCGCCCGGGCTTATGCGCCGCGCTGCGACGGATTGCATGCGCGCGTCCCTGCCCGGTGAAACTTTACCTATATATCAATCACATAACCGCAGGGCACCCAGTGACTTGGATGCTCTCAGCGATGGCGCGCGCGGGCCGTCCGCGTGCTGCCTTCCAATCAGGAGCACACTTTAATGGCGCGAACGGGAATGTATGTACTTCAGGGTGTCGATCCGGCGGCAATTGCCGAGGCGCCCTTCGACGTGAAGGTCGTCGACATCTACAACGACAGCGGGGCGATGTTCACGCCCACCCAGGTTGCCCAGATGGGTGGCGGGCCGGGTTCCGCACTCTTGCTCGGTTACTTCAGCATCGGCGAGGCGGAAGTCTACCGGGACTATTTCAGCAGCATTCCCAAGTCCGCGCTCGGGCCGGAAAACCCGCAGTGGAAGGGCAACTACGAGGTTGCCTTCTGGACCCAGGAATGGCGCACAGTCGCCACCACCTACCTCGATAAGGTGAT includes the following:
- a CDS encoding TonB-dependent receptor; translated protein: MTKSDHRCAVRKSGVGYFGGASLVALASCFLLPSVAAAQAESAEPQEEIATQDIVVTAQRREERLSKVPVSVVAFGAEALQNRNITSEQDIGTLVPGLQVKNGQNSNQLSYSMRGQSLDPFSGTSPAVLPYLNEAPYNPGNTATAFFDLGSIQVLKGPQGTLFGRNATGGAVLYTTPMPGDTFGGYVTVRGASRDYGQMQAAVDLPIAEGKAALRLAFDATRGNGYVTNINTGNTLGDKNSRSGRVTLLLTPTDTLRNVTIVQYDRVKGTEGVGGIYTYYSATDPQFVSDGTNHVPVSGLTNTLAAIYGTNDGPAAPGFWPGAVEGYTKFTRANPYKVWLQYDLPHSAENVFVSNTTELEIGADTKLKNIFSYMNGKSNTPGNLGGGPFGSLWLFKLAGINATGAPGGQTFESNTFSEELQIQGSLMEDRLNYTAGVFYSNQKRFEIVPINIGADVVPGGIADISYAYRNRQESKAIFAQVSYKVTEQLTATLGGRYTWENVGIRQAPGNVFGVDPDSPAADQSRKLSAPAWTASLQYQIDPNNMVYFNQRGSFRSGNLNGTVAPFTDPLTGQPANFFKNEKVHDFELGYKFNGRIGGAPVQFNVAAYKVIVKDAQRALYALVGGAPAGFTVNVPQAETQGFEVDAFAGLTSWLDVGFNLAYTDAKYTKRSVPIPFVGNLLVDSYPDAPKWAGSANIEIKFPLPEEIGKISLRGDYYGQTGFFFSNTNGTSTPGTHLDGYWNVGARLNWKEIMGSQVSAAVFVRNLTNESYYISGYALGASNGVNTAYPGEPRTIGAEISVKF
- a CDS encoding recombinase family protein, which codes for MRDWSHEDSDDEGRQARGLVRAAEYVRMSTDHQKYSTENQADAIRHYATPRGIEIVRTYADSGKSGLKLEGRDALKQLIDDVQTGVADFTMVLVYDISRWGRFQDADESAYYEYICKRAGIAVQYCTEQFENDGSPVSTMIKGVKRAMAGEYSRELSAKVFAGQRRLIENGYRQGGAAGFGLRRTLVDERGETKGVLGRGEHKSIQTDRVILTRGPDEEIAIVQEVYAAFVHGGQSESAIAEQLNARGIVTDLGRPWTRGTVHQLLINGKYVGDNVWNRQSFKLKKKRVRNDPAMWIRSPGAFEEIVARDLFDAAQSIIGARSFRLSDAEMIEALRKVYETKGTLSGIIIDECDGVPSSSAYLSRFGSLLRAYSLVGYSPDRDYAYVEVNRELRRLHPEVTQKVLEGLKCQGSVSWRDCTTDQIIVNDEFSLSVVIVRCTSTPTGLLRWKIRFDTSQMPDITLVVRMDTNNRQPFDYYLFPRLDVAAERLRLAEDNDLLLDAYRFENLDFFYEIAAPVSVAEAA
- a CDS encoding plasmid partitioning protein RepB C-terminal domain-containing protein, encoding MPVTHSQNIEMIPISRITVLNPRARNKRQHREIVNNIEKIGLKRPITVSRRQGPSGARYDLVCGEGRLEAFQMLGQTEIPAVVIEASESECLVMSLVENIARRVQRPIDIMNEIGSLRRRGYTEAQISQKIGVTSSWVSMIATLLERGEERLLAAVETGLIPISLAMEISRAETEGAQGLLLDAYETGNLRGKKLASVRRLLEMRMRGRSKLMPACKLGRKVTNRKLTASDLMQVYQREAEKQRLLVKKSDFTQTRLLFIVEAIKNLLGDDGFVALLRAEGLETMPRALAMRIAGEYDD
- a CDS encoding plasmid partitioning protein RepB C-terminal domain-containing protein, whose amino-acid sequence is MTDWAALDRQLLDPSTEIRVRLGFEQHSVTLKVNQIVPLKSLREGVRESRKYAQIVSSIKAIGLVEAPAVVPNPKTPGQYFLLDGHLRIEVLKQLGVDTVECLVANDDETYTYNKRINRLPPVQEHRMIVRAIERGVTEAVIADALGLEVHSIRARFRLLDGICAEAADMLKETNCSMLVFDILRRMSTLRQIEAADLMIGQNNYSAIFARALLAATPYDQLSAPAKKARKNDISGPTSQQISRMERELATLQAQVKSVEDSYGIDNLHLTFARGYIAKLLDNARIVRWLSNHRQEYLSEFQRIAGIETIGSLSASTQE
- a CDS encoding outer membrane protein, giving the protein MSAWPPTSGEVAISNRAFPKIEYVYTDYANAKFADEDVSLGIDYSRHQLLVGVSMRF